From the Lampris incognitus isolate fLamInc1 chromosome 6, fLamInc1.hap2, whole genome shotgun sequence genome, one window contains:
- the saal1 gene encoding protein saal1 isoform X2, with protein MDRNPSPPPDTDEGQEEAVDTIGETVYSKHWLFSTLTRLIQLATEQEKGAADAQMELTDNDEEDLCIVWDMATDKDVAGFLQEFKAADILLGVIAKSRCPRLTEICVGILGNIACFPDTCVSLSQNEDLGAVLLLLFGDTDPPTLLETSRLLLTCVSQKDVCPLWLQRIRQQKSVCPSLCFIMSSSTNIDLLVKVGELMDKLFDLDEELMRSWITAQQTEEEEACERYPDLASSLLEAAKQLRSESSDGLEVYLHIFQLLTTIVEGIQTLAVPEGPGRDVWDFLCNVVCEDLCQPDKPSLVLQEQKVLLFQALAVLSALYRCQDQLHNLTEKCFPLVGSIFQVLHYCKCQEDKTEDCNDSEDAGKEEPGDVHLVALVETTSEFLADIFVHITKDTVAEMVKKGFLTEKTCLSAVSSLLPQYKCALQHLESLLSETDPQLADVVRKGIPV; from the exons ATGGACCGGAACCCGTCACCACCGCCTGACACCGATGAGGGGCAGGAAGAAGCCGTGGACACCATCGGAGAGACTGTGTACAGCAAGCATTGGCTTTTTAGCACCTTGACCCGACTTATTCAG CTGGCCACAGAGCAAGAAAAAGGGGCCGCGGATGCTCAGATGGAGCTCACAGATAACGATGAGGAAGATCTGTGCATAGTCTGGGATATGGCAACGGATAAG GATGTGGCTGGTTTCCTGCAGGAATTCAAGGCTGCAGATATTCTTCTTGGAGTGATAGCCAAATCTCGCTGTCCTCGTCTCACG GAAATCTGTGTGGGCATACTCGGGAACATTGCTTGTTTCCCGGACACTTGTGTGTCTCTCAGCCAAAATGAAGACCTAGG TGCGGTGCTGTTGCTTCTCTTTGGAGATACTGATCCACCTACCCTTTTGGAGacgagcag ATTACTGCTTACCTGTGTATCTCAGAAAGATGTCTGTCCCCTGTGGCTCCAACGAATACGACAGCAGAAGTCCGTTTGCCCCAGCCTCTGTTTCATTATGAGCAGCTCTACCAACA TAGACCTACTGGTTAAGGTCGGGGAGCTGATGGACAAACTGTTTGACCTGGATGAGGAACTGATGAGGAGCTGGATCACAGCTCAGCAgactgaggaagaggaggctTGTGAGAGATATCCAGATCTAGCCTCATCCCTGCTTGAAGCTGCCAAGCAGCTTAG ATCAGAGAGTTCAGATGGTTTAGAGGTATATCTACATATATTCCAACTTCTGACCACCATAGTTGAAGGAATTCAGACATTAG CTGTCCCAGAGGGACCAGGCAGGGATGTCTGGGACTTCCTCTGCAACGTCGTGTGTGAGGATCTTTGCCAGCCAGACAAGCCTTCACTTGTCTTACAGGAGCAGAAGGTTCTTCTGTTTCAGGCATTGGCTGTTCTTTCAGCTCTCTACAGATGTCAGGATCAGCTGCACAACCTCACTGAAAAAT GCTTCCCACTGGTTGGAAGTATTTTTCAGGTGCTTCACTACTGTAAATGTCAAGAGGACAAGACTGAGGACTGTAATGACTCAGAGGATGCTGGGAAAGAAGAGCCTGGAGATGTACATTTGGTGGCCTTGGTGGAGACCACATCTGAGTTTCTAGCTGACATCTTCGTTCATATCACCAAG GATACTGTGGCAGAGATGGTGAAGAAAGGCTTCCTGACGGAGAAGACTTGTCTCTCAGCAGTGAGCAGTTTACTTCCCCAGTATAAGTGTGCA
- the saal1 gene encoding protein saal1 isoform X1 → MDHSVDGAEEVEDERDSCQGEQSPVMDRNPSPPPDTDEGQEEAVDTIGETVYSKHWLFSTLTRLIQLATEQEKGAADAQMELTDNDEEDLCIVWDMATDKDVAGFLQEFKAADILLGVIAKSRCPRLTEICVGILGNIACFPDTCVSLSQNEDLGAVLLLLFGDTDPPTLLETSRLLLTCVSQKDVCPLWLQRIRQQKSVCPSLCFIMSSSTNIDLLVKVGELMDKLFDLDEELMRSWITAQQTEEEEACERYPDLASSLLEAAKQLRSESSDGLEVYLHIFQLLTTIVEGIQTLAVPEGPGRDVWDFLCNVVCEDLCQPDKPSLVLQEQKVLLFQALAVLSALYRCQDQLHNLTEKCFPLVGSIFQVLHYCKCQEDKTEDCNDSEDAGKEEPGDVHLVALVETTSEFLADIFVHITKDTVAEMVKKGFLTEKTCLSAVSSLLPQYKCALQHLESLLSETDPQLADVVRKGIPV, encoded by the exons ATGG ACCATAGTGTTGATGGTGCCGAGGAAGTGGAGGATGAGAGAGATTCGTGTCAAGGGGAGCAGTCTCCGGTAATGGACCGGAACCCGTCACCACCGCCTGACACCGATGAGGGGCAGGAAGAAGCCGTGGACACCATCGGAGAGACTGTGTACAGCAAGCATTGGCTTTTTAGCACCTTGACCCGACTTATTCAG CTGGCCACAGAGCAAGAAAAAGGGGCCGCGGATGCTCAGATGGAGCTCACAGATAACGATGAGGAAGATCTGTGCATAGTCTGGGATATGGCAACGGATAAG GATGTGGCTGGTTTCCTGCAGGAATTCAAGGCTGCAGATATTCTTCTTGGAGTGATAGCCAAATCTCGCTGTCCTCGTCTCACG GAAATCTGTGTGGGCATACTCGGGAACATTGCTTGTTTCCCGGACACTTGTGTGTCTCTCAGCCAAAATGAAGACCTAGG TGCGGTGCTGTTGCTTCTCTTTGGAGATACTGATCCACCTACCCTTTTGGAGacgagcag ATTACTGCTTACCTGTGTATCTCAGAAAGATGTCTGTCCCCTGTGGCTCCAACGAATACGACAGCAGAAGTCCGTTTGCCCCAGCCTCTGTTTCATTATGAGCAGCTCTACCAACA TAGACCTACTGGTTAAGGTCGGGGAGCTGATGGACAAACTGTTTGACCTGGATGAGGAACTGATGAGGAGCTGGATCACAGCTCAGCAgactgaggaagaggaggctTGTGAGAGATATCCAGATCTAGCCTCATCCCTGCTTGAAGCTGCCAAGCAGCTTAG ATCAGAGAGTTCAGATGGTTTAGAGGTATATCTACATATATTCCAACTTCTGACCACCATAGTTGAAGGAATTCAGACATTAG CTGTCCCAGAGGGACCAGGCAGGGATGTCTGGGACTTCCTCTGCAACGTCGTGTGTGAGGATCTTTGCCAGCCAGACAAGCCTTCACTTGTCTTACAGGAGCAGAAGGTTCTTCTGTTTCAGGCATTGGCTGTTCTTTCAGCTCTCTACAGATGTCAGGATCAGCTGCACAACCTCACTGAAAAAT GCTTCCCACTGGTTGGAAGTATTTTTCAGGTGCTTCACTACTGTAAATGTCAAGAGGACAAGACTGAGGACTGTAATGACTCAGAGGATGCTGGGAAAGAAGAGCCTGGAGATGTACATTTGGTGGCCTTGGTGGAGACCACATCTGAGTTTCTAGCTGACATCTTCGTTCATATCACCAAG GATACTGTGGCAGAGATGGTGAAGAAAGGCTTCCTGACGGAGAAGACTTGTCTCTCAGCAGTGAGCAGTTTACTTCCCCAGTATAAGTGTGCA